Proteins encoded in a region of the Cyclopterus lumpus isolate fCycLum1 chromosome 23, fCycLum1.pri, whole genome shotgun sequence genome:
- the cdnf gene encoding cerebral dopamine neurotrophic factor, translating into MEVLSLTLLLLFRGFTGSAAANCEVCVDFLHRLYGSLTSAHRELTPSLVEEELIQACTAAQGKEARLCYYLGASSDAATRVTASVSRPLASHVPIEKICQRLSSRDTQICQLRHEPPLKDLSSDGLKKTRVLELRNILASWGEECRGCLEKHEFVSLIQEKAPLHAPRMEL; encoded by the exons atggaggtgttgtccctcaccctgctgctgcttttcagaggctttactggttctgctgcagccaACTGTGAAG tgtgtgtggacTTTCTCCACAGACTGTATGGCAGTCTGACCTCAGCCCACAGAGAACTCACTCCGTCCCTGGTGGAGGAAGAGCTGATCCAGGCCTGCACTGCTGCCCAGGGGAAGGAGGCAAGGCTG TGTTACTACCTCGGAGCCAGTAGTGATGCAGCAACCCGTGTCACAGCCTCAGTGTCTCGACCTCTGGCCTCCCACGTCCCCATTGAGAAGATCTGCCAGCGCCTCAGTAGCAGAGACACGCAGATCTGTCAGCTCAGACATG AGCCTCCGCTGAAGGATCTGAGCAGCGATGGACTCAAAAAGACGAGAGTCTTGGAGCTGAGGAACATTTTAGCCTCTTGGGGAGAAGAGTGTCGAGGCTGTCTGGAAAAACACGAGTTTGTCAGCCTCATCCAGGAGAAAGCCCCGCTGCATGCTCCCAGGATGGAACTCTGA
- the hspa14 gene encoding heat shock 70 kDa protein 14 isoform X2, producing MAAIGVHFGYTCACAAIFKDGRADVVANDAGDRVTPAVVSYRATEQIVGIAAKQGRVRNAANTIVKVKQVLGRSFDDPETQAHKTETKCQVVNRQEKPYYEITAGDHPEYVSPEEVAKLIFRKMKETAQSALGSDVTEAVITVPFEFAHAQKRALREAAEAAGFHVLRLIHEPAAAMLAYNIGQECSSGKSHVLVYKLGGTSLSVTVLQVNGGVFRVISTHTDNSIGGESFTEALAQHLATEFKRTFKHDVSTNARAMMKLMTGADMAKHTLSTLESANCFVDSLHDGIDFECKVSRARFELLCFALFNKSIQPIRPLLEEAGLSTKDINKVVLCGGSGRIPRLQQMIRETFPDVELLSSAPPDEVIAVGAALEAGLLVGKDSLAPEEESVTVDVSATDILVKEVDESGAEVFTVLLPSGTPLPARRQHVLSGGGELSSLCLEIYQRSVTEKPEKLAMIVLKDLQPREENHDIDTVVTMKRDGSVHVSCVDQSSGRPEVVTIAAAS from the exons ATGGCTGCCATAGGAGTTCATTTCGGGTATACCTGCGCTTGCGCTGCGATATTTAAG GACGGCCGGGCCGATGTGGTGGCGAACGACGCCGGGGACCGAGTGACTCCAGCGGTGGTGAGCTACAGAGCAACCGAGCAG ATTGTCGGCATCGCAGCGAAGCAGGGACGGGTCCGCAACGCCGCCAACACGATTGTCAAAGTGAAACAAGTGCTGGGGAGGAG CTTTGATGATCCGGAGACACAAGCCCACAAAACAGAGACCAAGTGTCAG GTGGTCAACAGACAGGAGAAGCCTTATTACGAGATCACAGCAGGAGATCACCCAGAGTATGTCTCTCCAGAGGAGGTTGCGAAACTCATCTTCCGCAAAATGAAAG AAACGGCTCAGTCGGCTCTCGGCTCAGATGTCACAGAGGCGGTCATCACCGTCCCTTTCGAGTTTGCACACGCTCAGAAACGCGCTTTGAG GGAGGCAGCTGAAGCTGCAGGCTTCCATGTGCTGAGACTGATCCACGAGCCTGCTGCGGCCATGTTGGCCTATAACATAGGGCAGGAGTGTTCTTCTGGAAAGAG CCACGTCCTCGTGTATAAGCTGGGCGGGACGTCCCTCAGTGTGACGGTGCTGCAGGTCAACGGAGGAGTGTTTCGGGTCATTAGCACCCACACCGACAACAGCATCGGAGGAGAGAGCTTCACCGAGGCCTTGGCCCAGCACCTCGCCACCGAATTCAAACG CACCTTTAAGCACGACGTGAGCACTAACGCCAGGGcgatgatgaagctgatgacCGGAGCAGACATGGCCAAACACACTTTGTCCACGCTGGAGTCGGCCAACTGCTTTGTGGACTCTCTGCACGACGGCATTGACTTTGAATGCAAAGTGTCCAG AGCTCGATTTGAGCTGCTCTGCTTCGCCCTCTTCAACAAGAGCATCCAGCCAATCAGACCCCTGCTGGAGGAGGCGGGACTGTCCACCAAAGACATTAACAAG GTGGTTCTCTGCGGTGGCTCGGGCAGGATCCCTCGTCTCCAGCAGATGATCCGTGAAACGTTTCCAGATGTGGAGCTCCTGAGCTCGGCACCTCCTGATGAGGTCATTGCTGTGGGAGCAGCCCTGGAGGCAGGCTTACTGGTTGGCAAGGACAGCCTTGCCCCCGAGGAAGAGTCCGTCACAGTGGACGTCTCTGCCACAGACATACTAGTGAAG GAGGTGGATGAATCCGGAGCCGAGGTGTTCACTGTTCTGCTTCCATCGGGCACGCCCCTCCCCGCCCGCAGACAGCACGTCCTCAGTGGAGGGGGGGAGCTGTCCTCTCTCTGCTTGGAGATTTACCAGAGAAGTGTCACGGAGAAGCCAGAAAAGCTAGCCATG ATTGTCCTGAAGGACCTGCAGCCCAGAGAGGAGAACCATGACATCGACACCGTGGTGACCATGAAAAG GGACGGCTCCGTTCACGTGTCCTGTGTAGACCAGAGCAGTGGAAGGCCAGAGGTCGTAACCATAGCAGCTGCATCATGA
- the hspa14 gene encoding heat shock 70 kDa protein 14 isoform X1: protein MAAIGVHFGYTCACAAIFKDGRADVVANDAGDRVTPAVVSYRATEQIVGIAAKQGRVRNAANTIVKVKQVLGRSFDDPETQAHKTETKCQVVNRQEKPYYEITAGDHPEYVSPEEVAKLIFRKMKETAQSALGSDVTEAVITVPFEFAHAQKRALREAAEAAGFHVLRLIHEPAAAMLAYNIGQECSSGKRYRLLLNAFIMISKHIHSKPHALMDLHRVDSHVLVYKLGGTSLSVTVLQVNGGVFRVISTHTDNSIGGESFTEALAQHLATEFKRTFKHDVSTNARAMMKLMTGADMAKHTLSTLESANCFVDSLHDGIDFECKVSRARFELLCFALFNKSIQPIRPLLEEAGLSTKDINKVVLCGGSGRIPRLQQMIRETFPDVELLSSAPPDEVIAVGAALEAGLLVGKDSLAPEEESVTVDVSATDILVKEVDESGAEVFTVLLPSGTPLPARRQHVLSGGGELSSLCLEIYQRSVTEKPEKLAMIVLKDLQPREENHDIDTVVTMKRDGSVHVSCVDQSSGRPEVVTIAAAS, encoded by the exons ATGGCTGCCATAGGAGTTCATTTCGGGTATACCTGCGCTTGCGCTGCGATATTTAAG GACGGCCGGGCCGATGTGGTGGCGAACGACGCCGGGGACCGAGTGACTCCAGCGGTGGTGAGCTACAGAGCAACCGAGCAG ATTGTCGGCATCGCAGCGAAGCAGGGACGGGTCCGCAACGCCGCCAACACGATTGTCAAAGTGAAACAAGTGCTGGGGAGGAG CTTTGATGATCCGGAGACACAAGCCCACAAAACAGAGACCAAGTGTCAG GTGGTCAACAGACAGGAGAAGCCTTATTACGAGATCACAGCAGGAGATCACCCAGAGTATGTCTCTCCAGAGGAGGTTGCGAAACTCATCTTCCGCAAAATGAAAG AAACGGCTCAGTCGGCTCTCGGCTCAGATGTCACAGAGGCGGTCATCACCGTCCCTTTCGAGTTTGCACACGCTCAGAAACGCGCTTTGAG GGAGGCAGCTGAAGCTGCAGGCTTCCATGTGCTGAGACTGATCCACGAGCCTGCTGCGGCCATGTTGGCCTATAACATAGGGCAGGAGTGTTCTTCTGGAAAGAGGTACCGATTATTACTTAATGCATTCATTATGATATCCAAACATATCCACTCCAAACCGCATGCACTCATGGATCTGCACCGTGTTGACAGCCACGTCCTCGTGTATAAGCTGGGCGGGACGTCCCTCAGTGTGACGGTGCTGCAGGTCAACGGAGGAGTGTTTCGGGTCATTAGCACCCACACCGACAACAGCATCGGAGGAGAGAGCTTCACCGAGGCCTTGGCCCAGCACCTCGCCACCGAATTCAAACG CACCTTTAAGCACGACGTGAGCACTAACGCCAGGGcgatgatgaagctgatgacCGGAGCAGACATGGCCAAACACACTTTGTCCACGCTGGAGTCGGCCAACTGCTTTGTGGACTCTCTGCACGACGGCATTGACTTTGAATGCAAAGTGTCCAG AGCTCGATTTGAGCTGCTCTGCTTCGCCCTCTTCAACAAGAGCATCCAGCCAATCAGACCCCTGCTGGAGGAGGCGGGACTGTCCACCAAAGACATTAACAAG GTGGTTCTCTGCGGTGGCTCGGGCAGGATCCCTCGTCTCCAGCAGATGATCCGTGAAACGTTTCCAGATGTGGAGCTCCTGAGCTCGGCACCTCCTGATGAGGTCATTGCTGTGGGAGCAGCCCTGGAGGCAGGCTTACTGGTTGGCAAGGACAGCCTTGCCCCCGAGGAAGAGTCCGTCACAGTGGACGTCTCTGCCACAGACATACTAGTGAAG GAGGTGGATGAATCCGGAGCCGAGGTGTTCACTGTTCTGCTTCCATCGGGCACGCCCCTCCCCGCCCGCAGACAGCACGTCCTCAGTGGAGGGGGGGAGCTGTCCTCTCTCTGCTTGGAGATTTACCAGAGAAGTGTCACGGAGAAGCCAGAAAAGCTAGCCATG ATTGTCCTGAAGGACCTGCAGCCCAGAGAGGAGAACCATGACATCGACACCGTGGTGACCATGAAAAG GGACGGCTCCGTTCACGTGTCCTGTGTAGACCAGAGCAGTGGAAGGCCAGAGGTCGTAACCATAGCAGCTGCATCATGA
- the prl2 gene encoding prolactin 2, which produces MPGNIRSVSFAWMVLVYLLFCSRRASVGAAPICANAQAGCHVLSLANLFDRVIQHSARTHSISNDLHSEFEQYFLPSKNHIGRVSRNCHTSSILTPNGKDNAQRMAREELTEVILKLLVAWRDPLWHFHQNMAHHHDFNNFSSNKALEMSDMVHELRKGVEKVAEKMQVLGIISNTVSSLASPEASLPSDSAEWRLMKDYNLLSCFRRDSNKVQNYLKILKCRIVPEHGC; this is translated from the exons ATGCCTGGAAACATCAGATCAG tGTCCTTTGCCTGGATGGTGTTGGTCTATCTGTTGTTCTGCAGCAGACGGGCCAGCGTTGGGGCAGCACCCATCTGTGCCAATGCCCAGGCTGGGTGCCACGTCCTCTCCCTGGCCAACCTGTTTGACCGGGTCATCCAACACTCAGCCAGGACGCACAGCATTTCAAACGACCTCCACTCCGAGTTT GAGCAGTACTTTCTGCCCAGTAAGAATCACATCGGCCGGGTCAGTCGCAACTGTCACACCTCCAGCATCCTCACCCCAAATGGCAAGGACAACGCTCAGAGAATGGCG AGGGAGGAGCTGACGGAGGTGATCCTGAAGCTCCTGGTGGCATGGAGGGATCCTCTGTGGCATTTCCATCAGAACATGGCCCACCACCACGACTTCAACAACTTCAGCTCCAATAAAGCCCTCGAGATGAGCGACATGGTGCACGAGCTACGCAAAGGTGTGGAGAAAGTGGCTGAGAAG ATGCAGGTGTTGGGGATAATAAGCAACACCGTCAGCAGCCTGGCGTCTCCTGAGGCTTCGTTGCCGTCCGACAGCGCCGAGTGGCGCCTGATGAAAGACTACAACCTCCTGTCCTGCTTTCGCCGAGACTCCAACAAGGTCCAGAACTACCTGAAGATCCTCAAGTGTCGCATCGTTCCAGAGCACGGATGCTAA